The following nucleotide sequence is from Coffea eugenioides isolate CCC68of chromosome 10, Ceug_1.0, whole genome shotgun sequence.
GGAAACTGATTGAGACAAACAAGAATGAAGGACAAAAGTCGAAAATTTTGCTTCGTCTGTTAATGTCTGCCAATAAGAATTTTGATGACAAAGAAGAGGGATTAGATGTGGAAGAAGTCATTGACGAATGCAAGACATTCTACTTTGCCGGAAAGGAAACAACTGCAAACCTCTTGACTTGGGCGCTTCTTCTTCTAGCACTCCATCAAGAATGGCAAGATAAGGCACGAGAAGAAGTTTTTAGAGTTTGCAAAGGCAGTTTGCTTCCAAATGCTGAGAACATGGATGACTTAAAACTTGTAAGTTTCAATTTTTAGTTAATTGGATGTTTTGGGTTCACTGGTAGTACAGATATTCTGATTATCCACTGGATAGGATTCAAACAATGTTTGGCCTTCAAAGTAAAAACTTCTCCAAACAATGACGATGCTTGTGAACTCCTGATAGAACTGCTCAAAATAGCAATGCCTTGCGTGGAATCAGAATCAGATGAAATAGAAAGATGGAAGGATGCCAACTTCTAACTTTTAACAGCTGCAAATTCTGTTCTTATATAATGGTGAATTCAGTGGATTTCTCATGCTAAAATCCCGTTTTCTACTTGTAGCCGGACTGCTGTTTACCGTAATAATCACAATCTTCTCCatgtttaactttttttttttcttctaacaGCTTACCATGATCATAAATGAAACGCTTCGGCTCTACTCACCAATAGCCCAACAGACGCGGAGAACATCCAAGAGCATCAAGCTGGGAAAGCTAGATATTCCTGCTAAAACAGAGTTCTATTTAGCACTCACTGCAGTCCATCATGACCCGGAAATATGGGGAGAAGACGCCAATGAATTTAATCCTCTTAGGTTCACTGAGCCTAAAAGGCATCTAGGCTCATATTTTCCGTTCGGTTTAGGGCCCAGAATTTGTGTGGGCCAAAATTTAGCAATGGTTGAAGCAAAAATTATCTTAGCCATGATTGTCAAACAATTTTCCTTCAGGGTGTCACCTTCATATGTTCATGCTCCAATCATGTACCTCGCCGTGCAGCCTCAGTATGGTGCTCCCATCCTGTTCAGGACCGTCTCAGCCTGAATACTAGTGCAAGAAGGGAAGGGAAGGAGAGATTATTTGCCAATTTGAAAAGCATAAAAATTATCACCATTACACTTTGAATAGCTATTCAAATATGTGGTTCGGCCAAGCTGTCAAAGACTCTATTTGCTGCTAGTGCAATTGGAAATGGGCTAATTTTCCTTCATCCTCGTGTTCTTAGTTTTCATCAATATGTTAGGACAACAAAGGGCCGAGAGAAAGGGAAATCTTGAAAGCACAATGCTTTGTTGCTGGAGTTCTGGTGGCCTCATAAAAGATTTTGGATGACAAGCTAGAAAATACTCCGCTCACAACACCTTAGCTTGAGTAGAACCAATTTACGGTACAATAGAGGGTCAGCTTGATCACGAGCTAGAATCTGTTGTAGTTTTACTGTTCTTAATCTGCTTCAACTTTACTCTTTAGGAAACACATGTACACTCAGAGTAATAATGAGTGAAATTACCAAGCTGTTCACCAAGCATTGGATCTACAAAGACAGAGTCTATGCAGGTGTTTGCCTGTGTGAGAAATCTTGTGCTTTGTTTATTAAAGCCCAGCATACTAATACAGTAGGATTATGTTCCAATACAAtatccatttccctttcccctaaGTTATTAAAGGATGTACTCAATAAAAATAGATTGACAAAGGTGTGAATTTTCGTTCCAACGAAGTTGTGTTATTATTGCTCATGTTCTTGAGATGGACACATTAAATTACTTGGAGATTCGCACAAATTTGTctgagagggaaaaaaaaactcgAAAGACTATGTCAATAAATTTTGGGTTGAATCATTGATATTTGATACAAGCAAAAAATCACATGCCAATAACTCCATTTGCCACATTACATGTCAGAATTCGAAGGTTTGGCGACCAAACTTGGAAGTTGCACCAGCAAAGTTAGAAGGCGAGAGCAAATGTCTTATTCTTTGTCACAGAAggcaaaaaaagaaagcaaaataaAACCGAACTTATGGCTGTTGTCTAATGGAATATCCTTTTCCCAAGGAAATGGGAGTACCAAACCCTGAAAATTTCGAAAGCCAAGCACCAAACTTTCTAGCTTGCCACGAGATTCAAACGTGTTCCTACCAGAAATAACAAAAACCGGATTCGCATGAGCTCCAAAAATTCTTTCCCTTCTTCCCTTCCCTAGGaccaaaaaaattgcaaaaccATCTAACTCGGCCCCCATCATTGGGAGCAATATCCGAACAAGTTTTACCGACCCGTTCTGTCGTTTGACGAAAATGACAACTTCATCCCCAATCGCTTCTTAAAACGACATCCAATATACGTTTAAACGAAAGTGTTAAGACGATACATCCACTAAATTCGGCCGCGCATGTCCATGCATGCAGCCAAGCATAGTCCCCCATGTTTGTTTGTTGCCATTTAGTAGAAGTTTGGAAAAAATGAGCAAAATAGTTTCCCAACCTTAATACCAAAAGGATGGTTGGACAAGCATACCCCTACACAACTCAAACTGGCAAGGCATTACTCCACATGATCTCTTGCAATGACAAGTCTCGTATTCTATCAGCAGCACTGCAACCCTTTTAAGCACTGACCTATCAAAGTCAGATTTGACGAACCCAAGTTGCCCAACCCCTTTGTGGATTCAAACTTGCAATATGATTCGTCAAAGGGGGCTATAAGAGGACGCAACCTTTATATTTGCTCCACAAAATCATTTAACAAGTTCAAAGTAAACAAAAGCAAATATGTTACTTGTAGCTTTATCCATAACTTGCAAATATTTGTGTTTGGATGTAAGATTATCTGAACATATTTTTATAGtaatattgtaacacttttGCGATGTAATATTTATGAGATAATAAggttaattgaaaaaaaaaagtggttaAACAAACGTGTTTAAGATgcaactaaaattttttttgcataataTAGAAAATCTAATCACGTTATTTGACTTTTCCCTAAATCttggatgaattttttttttatttcctttgcTCATATTTGCCAGATTTATTGAGGGGCAGGATAATTTGGATTTTCATTTTAACCTCAATTAAATTGGTCATGTGGAAAATACAAAACTTAACTTTTTGAATGATACATCAAATCAAAGATTAATTTTAGGTTTGAAAGATGAACTAAACTATTCGAAATTTAAATTGAGATAATAACTCATTCGAGTTTATTTCGATAACTAAATAAGTCAATAATGAATAACATTTTGTATTGTCTACAATTTCAAACTTAGTTCATTCTTTGCTTAATTAGCAATAAGTTTGAAACTTGCACGAACAAAATTCAAGATACTTGAGTTTAGTTTGATAAAAACTTGTTCGATTTCGACTTTATAAATAAACAGGCAATGCTTAAACATGATTtcaaatttatataaaaaaattccTTGAGttgtttgatttgatttgattaaaCTCATTTATACTTCTAATTAATTTGCAAATGATATTTGCACTACAAAATTACCCTTTGCACTTCACATTCTTTCTGTACTAAAATGTTATGGTAGAATTTCAAGAGCTATTTTTGGAGTACAATTATCACTTGTCTTAAATTGATAGAATTAATAGTTGCAACTTGATAATGTGTTCGAATAAAAAATGTTAGAGGACTACTTTGGTCATTTCACCAAGaacttttcaatttcttttgaaactaTTATGCCTTTCCCAAAATACATTAATTAACTGAAATCCCATTTCCCGTATTTCCTGCTCATATCTTAGGGTTACTGGGGGGGCGTTGGTTTCAGTAGCTAATTTAAGCTCAAACCCCAAAATCCCATCCGAAGCTTCTCGATTTGTATCCTTTGGGCAAACTCAGCAGCCACCAGACCTTCCCCCATCCCCTTCCCCAGATATTGACGAAAGCAAATCAAGGAATTTAAATCACGACGGCTTTTCATGTATAAGACTATTTCTTCAAAGGTTTTATTGGCAGAGATCCTTTTATTGTAAATTATAGTGATAAGGACAACTGGGTTTTCTGGGAATAGCTTCTTTGTTCACAAAAAACTGAAAAGGTACGATTTTTATGcccttttgatttgttttgaaaTCAGTTAATCAATGAGGGATTATTTTAAAGCTTTTGACTTTTTGGTTTTGAAATTAATGTTGTTATTTGTATTTCTAAGATGGGATTGCGTTGATGTATCTGgtcttagtttttttttgaatgattttgaattggTGTTGTTGGATGGGTTGTTTATTGGTttagaataaaaaatttatGACATACGTGATTTGTGAATAGAAGATTGCTATGTGGAGAATTTAGGATTATTTAGAATAGGGGCTGCAGGACTTATTTGGAGCttcagtctttttttttttgggtgtgtgtggggggggggggggggggagtggTTCCAGGAAAAATGGCCTGTATGCAGCTCTTGATAGTTCAATTTTAAAAAGAATTtatgttttcattttcttgccCACCTACTTGGGCTGGCTTTTAGGTTGTTAGGAAGTTGTGTGATGAGCGATCTTAGTTCACCTCCATCCATGTTAATGCAGGAAAGGGAATGGTAGTAATAAATTTGAAACAGTAACTTTATCAGATAACAAGaatctttccattttttttgttttggaagTTATTTTCGTCTGACAGGATTGTGGATCTCGTTGGCTTTACTgataattttattttcatttcagGAAGGGTTTTTGTGGAATCAGATTCACCCTCTGTAGATAGATGTAAATATAGTTATGAGATTATCTTTTCAGACGTGTTCTACTGGTGGTGTTGTCTCTACTAAACTGCTGAAAGTAAATCTTCTTTGTTGGCAAGGCCAAGAAGATGCCATCTAATTCTTTCTCAAGACTTATTGTTGCTTGCCGGCAAGGAGTGCAGAGATCAATTTCTTCACAAGGAGGTGGGTTACAAGACTTAGTAGAGCTCCCTATCAGCCAAACCAAATTACTGTTTGGTGGGGCTTCTGGATCAATCAGTGACCTGCATGGTCTCGTACGCCCTGGCACTCTTGCTGCTGCTCAAGCAAATTTGCATGTAGCCAACCGAAGAAAGAATCTTTCCTTTGCTGGAGCATTTTCACGTGCACTTTCTCTTCCATCTGTATCAGGACCTTCAATCCAAGTTTGCAGTTATCATATTGATCAGCTGCTCGCTGAGCCTGCTGAAGTTTCTTTGGCTCACAATTCTCAGAAGGGACCCATGGCTTTATCTTGTTGCAGAGCTTCTCTTGTCAATTCTGCTTTAAGTGATGTGACACTTAGGCTTGTTCAACCTGCTGTCTCAGCCAACAATTCTTTTGCTTCTTGCAACAGTAGAAATATGGAGATTTGTAGGAATACTCGCATGAGtttgagaaataaagagcaGCCCAATAGCTTCTTGGTTTATGGATATTTCATATACAACGTGGCAAAGAGGAGGGGAACGTTGAGTCCCTACCAGGAATTTGGATTAAGGTTTTTTCACACTTCATCACCAGCATGTTCCTCTGCTGGCACCGCTCCTGATGTGTCCTTTGATAGCTCTCTGCGTGATGAACAGCTTTCAAGTTCTGCTGATTCTTATACAGAGTATGTTCTCTCTAGTTTGTCTTTCTTTTTATGTTTAATGTCAAACTTAGTATCGAGAAATGGAAGGTTCAAAGCCCTAGTATGGCCTGATCTAGCCTACTATGTATTGTTTGGCTTGCAGAAGATTTATGTGTGTCTTAGACGATATAGCATGTGAAAGTGGGAAAATAAGCAAAGACACTTGTTTAAATGCCTATATTAGTCAAGGGCCAAAATGTATTGATAATACAAAATCACTTTTTGTGTCATCagtctcactctctctctctatctctcttgaCGGGATAAATACATGTGCTGGCAAGTTTCAAATCTCATGAGGTTATGTCTCTCTTGATGATATTTATTGCAGGAAGATCCCAACAGACAGATCTTTAAAGCTAAAATCAGGATCATGTTACCTGCCTCATCCTGACAAAGAAGAAACTGGTGGAGAGGATGCCCATTTTATATGCACAGATGAGCAGGCAATTGGTGTTGCTGATGGTGTAGGTGGATGGGCAGAGCTAGGTGTTGATGCTGGGCTATATGCACGTGAACTTATGTCAAATTCAGTAACAGCAATTGAGGACGAACCAAAAGGTTCAGTTGACCCCGCTAGGGTCCTGGAGAAAGCTTACATGAGCACAAAAGCGAGAGGGTCTTCCACTGCATGTATCGTTGCCCTTACAGATCAGGTATCTATACTTTTTAGTTAAATAGTTACTTATTTGTGTCTGATCTATTACTGAAGCTAAGCTTAGATGTGATGCTGTAAACTTTGGCCTATGTGATTCAAGTCTTGTTAAGATTGACTAGTACAGTACTTCATTTATCTAGATTCCCCCATCACATTTTGGATCATGTTGTCTTTCTGATTTTCCTCCATATGCAGGGTCTGCATGCCATTAATCTAGGGGACAGTGGATTTATGGTGGTTAGGGATGGGTGCACTGTTTTTAGATCTCCTGTCCAACAGCATGATTTCAATTTCACATACCAACTAGAGAGTGGAAATGCTGGTGATTTGCCTAGCTCTGGACAGGTAAATAGATGCTGTGAAGGTCCTAGTTGTTAACTAATCTGACTGACTTTACTCTTCAACTGGTaaagagagtgtgtgtgtgtgtgtattttttAAGCTAATCATCTGTTGGAACATGTTGAGGAAAGCAATGATCGGGTTTAACAAAGTTATCTTGAGAGGCTTAAAGTGGTGCTACTCTACTCTGCTGTAGGATGTGGGTGTATATTTTATCTTACAGACTGCACATAAGCTTAGCTTGCCCTTGGTTATGAATTAAGAGCTACGCGATGGCTTGTCATGTGCTTGCTTGATTAAGGCACTGTAACTGCATGATTGTTAAATTGTTAATCTTGTCTGTGTATTACATTTGTTTAGTTTATATTTTGTCTAATACAATGACTAATCATTTTAACATACCAGAAAAGAATTGGTCTTTTTCCAAAGCCACTCATACAGACTACAGATTTCATGGACATCTAGTCATTATATATCCTGTAAGATTTAGTTGTTCAATAATTTAAGGTGTTATTTAAATTACTTATGCCTTACATTCTGTTTGGTGGAGGTGTTACAATCTTAACACTATTGGTATTTTATGCCTAGACTGAATGGTCATCCTTTTGATGCAGGTCTTTACAATCCCTGTTGCTCCTGGTGATGTAATAGTTGCTGGTACTGATGGGCTTTTCGACAATTTGTATAACAATGACATAACAGCAGTGGTTGTTCATGCTGTTAGAGCTGGATTAGGACCTCAGGTGACAGCTCAGAAGATAGCAGCATTGGCCCGGCAGCGAGCACAAGATAAGAACAGGCAGACCCCTTTCTCTTCTGCAGCACAAGATGCTGGGTTTCGCTATTATGGTGGAAAACTAGATGACATCACTGTAGTAGTTTCTTACATAACCAGCGACAATAATGTACGAATCCTCTCTCTTTCTGTCTCCCTCTCTCTTTGtctgtgtgtgtttgtgtgcaCATGCTTTCCAGATCACTCAGTTAAATACTCGGCCTCACTGAAAGGTGCTTGGTACACAATTCGTGGTCATAGTATTGTCACAGAAATGGTGTTGTTTCTCCGGCTCTTGCTTCTATGCTTGTTGTGCCTTGAGCATTCTCTCCTGTAAATGGAGTCATATGCATTTGTAGCTGCTGCTAACGTCTACCTTTTGATGATATGTAGAGAGGTCTGCAGTTTTCTTCTAGAAGTCAACAAAAATAGTGTCTTTTTCCTATGTGACGTGAAACTGTGACTTATTTTTGATAAATACAATAGTTTCTAGACTTTCGCTTGTTCCTTGGTCTGCCAGAGAACTGTCACCATGACATGGTCACACTGACATACCATTCAGTATATTGTTCATCGTTTTTCGCATAAATGAGTGCAGTTGTATGTTTGTACTCTTGAGGATAAAATATCTGATTAAGGTGCCCATATGCTGTGCAGGAAAAGACTTCAGCACGTGGATCTAGTTAGTGAAGTTTTGGATTTATATGGAGCTATCAATTTACCAACTACATGGCAGTGTCTGGAGCGCAGTGAGCATAGCAGAAGCCGTTGTGCAGCTTATACTTGTTTGTTATCTGATGTATGCTGCTCCTATGCACCATCTTGTACTATTTGTGTACATAGTGATTTTGACATTGTTTGCCTTTCTGCTATGTATTGAGGGAAAGCGGCATTAAACTGCTTTCTTCTGCGTAAGAGGAAGGTTGTAGAAAGTAGTATTGAATGGAGAGCATATGAAAGTGCATGCAGGTGCTTGTCTGGACATCTTTTGAAAACCTGTAGGACCAGGATACGTACGCCGTATAAATGATGAATATCATTTTAGTTGTGATATATGTTAGGAGCCGAATTTTACTCCCTCTCTTGATGAATTTGATAGATAGTCTGTCTACAACAAAGGCAAATTGAGTTTTTATTCATGCAACTGTGTACCAAAGCTTTTAGATGGCTGGCGCATATAGCTGGTTTTAAATGTAAATACTTGTTAATCTCGTGTTTATGTTTTGTATGTACTGGAAAGAGAGGGGGAATTACGCTTGCAGCTCAAGTGTAGCTTGGTCTCGTGTCCAATTTAAGCGGAACCAAAGATGTTATATAGCTGTAAATTTCTTGAATACCAATTCATCTCGGAGGGATGGTTTAATTCGATTTATGGTCTTTGATTCGAGTATCGTTCATCTAGCTGTGCGGATGGATTGCTCGCATATTGTTATCGTGTGAATGAGAAAATGTAGATGGTGGAGATCTGCTGAATAACCTGCAGCTATTGCTATTCAGCTTTTTGTTGCGAGCGGCTCTTTTCAAGATGAAATTCACATGCCAACTcaactagatttttttttattctttgttatcgttattttatttatattattcCACTTTATTCCGATCTAAGAGGGAGGTCCAATCGGTCTATGAGAAAATGATGGGAACTGAATCACTATCGAATTAGACGGGTATatagaattttttaaagaaaacaCATAACATGATAATTGGTAGGAGGCAAGATTTGAACTCTTCAACTCTTTGATTTTCCATCCCACCAAGCCTCGTTGATTATCAACtcaactagttttttttttttttttttgggtcaaaggtCAACTTCTATATAATCAACTCAACTGGTTAACGACACAGAAACATGCAAATCACTGGAACGGTGAAACTGTGATGGCTGAGCTGGTCCTCCTCATGCTCAGCCAATCCTGATTTCTGAATTTCTAATGTAGCTTGTACTAGTAATAACTGACCAGATCAGAGTCAACTGCAGCGTGTGAAGGAGTAGGTAGCACTTGCAAGCTTGCTCAGTCTGCACTGGCATTAACAATTACCTTCTATTATTGGGCATTAGTCAACCATTTCCGGTCACAAATCTCAAATCCCACCTCATATCCATCGGTCGTGCATGCCACCATTAAGAAGGTTTAATTTAGAGTTTAGACCATTAGGAATAAGAAAATCAGACGCGGGCCAAAcagaagaaagagagagggggcctaaaataaaaaaaggaatagACAGAACAGAACATTGTCCCCATTTTCTTTGTTCGGTACTTGTTTCCTCCTTTGCGTCCACACGTAGCCAGCCCATTTCTCTAACTATTGAGTACCAAACATCTCCTTCCAGAAAAGGACTAGAACCCCACGAAGAAAGAAAATACGCCAGAGAAAGAAAAACGAATTGTATTTGACTTcccaaattttgtttttattctcCATAACTAGAGTGAAGTGGTCTTCACTTAATGCTacagaaaaggaaataaaagtcGATTCAGCCTTCTCAGGCTCTGCTTTGGGCCAAGGCGGCGTGATTGATGTTCCATTGTTGTTGAATGTTGAGATGGCGGGTCGAAGAGAAAAGTACGGCCAATCGCTACGCGGATCCAAAATCGCCATAGCAATTGTAATTGGGGTTCTTCTGGGCTGCGTTTTCGCTTTCTTGTTTCCCCAGGGACTCTTCTCCTCCTCGGATCCTCCTACCCGTAATCGCCGGCTTTCTAAATCCTCCCTTCAGGTCCGTCATCATCAATAACTCATTTGTTTTTGTACTTCTCGTTGAAGCGCTTAAATTGCCAGGTATTTTTATGGGTTTTGGCTGGGGGAGGGCACTAGTATCGTAAAAATTGAATCTTTGATGGAATTGCAATCTATGATTTTAGATTAATTATTGATCAATTTGAGCTTTAAAGGTAGTAGTAAAACGTACCTACTGTTATTTCTACACGTCAGATTATAGATTaaggtttttaaaaaaaaaaaaaaaaaaaacaaagagctTTCATCCTTTTTGCTAATCAGCATTTTAGGAAAAATGGGCCAAGGCCTGATATTTTGCCAGCAAATATTGTTTAGCCATCATCGTCTTGGAAGattatattttcttatatatgAATTATCTTGATGAAGTGCATAATATGATTGCTGTAAGGAGCgattttttgcttttgatttgttGGTATGATGTTTAAATTTTTTGGGAGGTAAACAACAAAGAAGAGGTTGATTAGATTGATGCTGAAATGAATCTGTTCGCTTAGTTGAGCGGTTTCATTCTCAGGTTGATTCATCTTCATGTGACTCTCCGGAACGGATAAACTTGTTAAAATCAGACATCATGAAATTGTCGGAGAAAAATGCGGAGTTAAAGAAGCAGGTGAGGGAGCTCAAGGAGAAGTTACAGTTGGCTGCACAGGGAAAAGGTCATGCTGAAGAGCAAGTGGTGGCATTGAGCGAACCACGTAAAGCTGGGCCCTTTGGCACTGTGAAGGGATTGAGAACTAACCCTCCTGTCCTCCCCGATGAATCAGTGAATCCAAGGCTAGCAAAGATCTTGGCAGAGGTTGCTGTGAGGAAGGAAGTTATAGTTGCAGTTGCCAATTCGAATGTGAGAGACATGCTtgaggtttggttcactagCATAAAAAAGGCTGGTATACCTAATTATCTGGTTGTTGCACTAGATGATGCGATGGTGGAATTTTGCAAGTCAAATGATGTTCCCGTTTACAAGAGGGACCCAGATAAGAATGTTGATTTGATTGGAAAAACAGGTGGTAATCATGCTGTGTCAGCATTGAAATTCAGGATTTTGAGAGAGTTTCTTCAGCTCGGATACAGTGTTCTTCTTTCTGATGTTGATATAGTATACCTCCAGAA
It contains:
- the LOC113748938 gene encoding probable protein phosphatase 2C 55, yielding MPSNSFSRLIVACRQGVQRSISSQGGGLQDLVELPISQTKLLFGGASGSISDLHGLVRPGTLAAAQANLHVANRRKNLSFAGAFSRALSLPSVSGPSIQVCSYHIDQLLAEPAEVSLAHNSQKGPMALSCCRASLVNSALSDVTLRLVQPAVSANNSFASCNSRNMEICRNTRMSLRNKEQPNSFLVYGYFIYNVAKRRGTLSPYQEFGLRFFHTSSPACSSAGTAPDVSFDSSLRDEQLSSSADSYTEKIPTDRSLKLKSGSCYLPHPDKEETGGEDAHFICTDEQAIGVADGVGGWAELGVDAGLYARELMSNSVTAIEDEPKGSVDPARVLEKAYMSTKARGSSTACIVALTDQGLHAINLGDSGFMVVRDGCTVFRSPVQQHDFNFTYQLESGNAGDLPSSGQVFTIPVAPGDVIVAGTDGLFDNLYNNDITAVVVHAVRAGLGPQVTAQKIAALARQRAQDKNRQTPFSSAAQDAGFRYYGGKLDDITVVVSYITSDNNEKTSARGSS
- the LOC113748835 gene encoding arabinosyltransferase RRA3-like, which translates into the protein MAGRREKYGQSLRGSKIAIAIVIGVLLGCVFAFLFPQGLFSSSDPPTRNRRLSKSSLQVDSSSCDSPERINLLKSDIMKLSEKNAELKKQVRELKEKLQLAAQGKGHAEEQVVALSEPRKAGPFGTVKGLRTNPPVLPDESVNPRLAKILAEVAVRKEVIVAVANSNVRDMLEVWFTSIKKAGIPNYLVVALDDAMVEFCKSNDVPVYKRDPDKNVDLIGKTGGNHAVSALKFRILREFLQLGYSVLLSDVDIVYLQNPFDHFQRDSDVESMTDGHSNMTAYGYNDVFDEPAMGWARYAHTMRIWVYNSGFFFMRPTIPSIELLDRVADRLSQEKNSWDQAVFNEELFFPSHPGYVGLHAAKRTLDFYLFMNSKVLFKTVRKDAALKKLKPVIVHINYHPDKLSRMRAVVEFYANGKADALDQFPDGSEW